CTTTCAGCTTCACCGGCTCGGCGACATCAGGCAGAGACAGAATGCCGCATTGTTCGGCGGCCTCGACAGCGTTGGCGCGCAGTTTCTCGGTGTTGTGGATCTTGCCCTGAACATGCTGCGTCATCACTGGCTGCAACAGGCCGGCACCCATTTCGACCGCCTTCTGCACCAGATAATCCATGCGCCCGACCTTCAACGGTGCAAAGAGATAATGCAGATCCGACGCGTCCGGCTGTGGCCGCGTCTGCTCCAGGGGGACGAGAACGATCTTCTTGCGGCTCGGAAAGGACAGTTTCGCCTTCCACTCGCCGTCGCGGCCGTTGAACAGCAGAATCTCCGCCCCATCCGTCATGCGCAGCACATTGGCGAGATAGTTGAACTGTTCGCCCGTCGCCTCCAGTGCCATGTCCGTAGCAAGTGGGGCTTCGATAAACAGACGTTGCATCCGGAAATTTGCGCGCATGGGATTTGGTTTCGGGTTCACAGAAAGATGGAAGACATCAGCCAGTACAGCAGCGCCGCAAGCGTGGCGCTTGCGGGAACGGTGACCAGCCAGGCAGCGATGATCGTCATGAAGTGGGAACGACGGACAAGGTAGCGGCGGCGCACCTCGGAAGGATTGTCGGCAAACCGTGCGGTCCGGCGGATATCCCCGGTGCCCGCATTGACGAGTTCCTGCCGCCGGCGCGATGACTGTGTGTACCATTCACGGAAGAAACCGACGCCGAATACCGCGCCGATTGCCGTATGGGTAGTGCTGACCGGCAGGCCGAAGCGTGAGGCGACAAGAACGGTGAGCGCGGTGGCCACGGAAACACAAAAGGCGCGCATGGGATTAAGCTTGGTGATCTGCTCACCGACAAGGCGGATGAGGCGCGGGCCATAAAGCAAAATACCGAAGGAAAGGCCGAATGCGCCGACCAGCATCACCCAGAGTGGTGCGCGGGCGGACGTCTCCACCGCTTCGTTGTGCAATGCCCGCACGATGGCCACCACCGGGCCGATGGCGTTGGAAACGTCATTTGCCCCGTGCGCGAAGGACATCAATCCCGCGGCGAGCACGAGCGGCCATTGGAACAGCGTTCGCAGCGACTGGTTGCGGTTCTCCAGCCCTTGCGATTGTTTGCGGATGATCGGCACGCAGAGACGCCAGGCAACGAGGCCGGTCACGAGCCCGATGAGGCTGGCATGGCCCAATGACACATGCATGAGCTGCCGCAGCCCCACCCAGATGAGATAGGCCGCAAAAACCCCCGCCATCAGGCCGATAAGAACAGGCACCCACAGCCGCGCGGCTTCGATCTTGTCCTCGCGGTAGATGATGCATTCCTTGATGAAGGCAAGGATGAGGATGGCGATGGCGGCACTGATGAAGGGTGCCAGCACCCATGCGAAGGCAATGCTGCCGAGCGACAGCCAGTCGACTGCACCGATGCCATACGCGGCCATGCCCGCACCCGCAACGCCGCCAACCACCGTATGGGTGGTGGAAATCGGCGCTTTGGTCCAGGTGGAAAGATTGACGAGAAGGCCGGCGGCGAGAAGTGCCGACAGCATCGCCCAGGAAAATGCGGTCCTGTCGGGAATGGTCTGGACGTTGATGATCCCGCTGGAAATGGTTTCGACCACATTGCCGCCGGTGATGAGGGCACCGGCGATCTCGCAGATGGCGGCAATGATGAGTGCTGCGGCAAGCGGCAGGGCCTTGGCGCCAACCGCCGGGCCGACATTGTTCGTTACGTCGTTCGCGCCGATATTGATCGCCATATAGGCGCCAATGGCGACGGCGGCGATGATGATGACCGAGCCGTCGGTGCCTGTGACGAAGGCACCGGCAAATATCGCCGCCAGGACAACGAACATGAACCCAGCGCCAAGGCCGGCAAGCTGCTGCGTGACGTGCAGCGTCGCCTCTTCGACACGGGTGATCTTGTCGAGATCCTTGTCGAGCGTCGGTTTCATGTTCGATGGTGGCTTTATTGCCAATTCAGACCTCGTTTGCCAACATTCCCTCTCGTCCGGCAATGTCGCAGGTTGAAGGCAATTTTACAGAAAGACTGTTACATCTCGCACATCTTTCCAAAATGAAAGACGATAAAAGCCATGTTGGAAAAACAAACTGCACATTGCCACGCTTCGGGCGTCGGCGCTATTTCGAATGCGCCATCCGCTTGTCGAAAGCGAGCATCAGCGCCTTCAGTTCCGGCTCATTAACCCGCCTGTTTGCTTCCTGTGGAGTGACCCATTCCAGCTTTCTGGAGTCTCTTTCGGGAAAGCTCTCCTGCATTTCCGAGACTTCGAGCAGATGCACCTGAACCCTGCACGGCACGTTGACGCCGCTGTTCAGTTTTTTCTCATATTCATAAAAGCCGAAGGGAGCCTTCTCTACCGTGCCTTTGACACCGGCTTCTTCATAGGCTTCCTGTTCGGCCACCGCATGGGCCTTCTTGCCGCCCATCGGCCAGCCCTTGGGAATGACCCATCGTCCCGTATCCCTGCTGGTCAACAGCAGAACTTCCGGCTCCGGATGTTTTTTGGACAATCGATAGCACAGCGCCGCATATTGCTGTCGCGGCGGTCTGCGCAACATCAAGCCAACGTCTGTCGCCAATCGATTCAAAATCTTCAATCCGTATAAATCCTTGTTTGCCGGGTAGTGATAATTGCTAATATAGATACACTGTATGTTCCGCCAATCCCCCTTCATCCATAACCCACTATTGTCTTCATGCTGATGAAGATTAAGGGGCACAGATGGAGGCGAACGGAAGCTTGCCGGGGTTCCCGGTTTAACAGCCGATTGCGGAATTCCGTATCTGTCTGCTTCAGGTCATTCGGAACGCGAACCGCTCAACGGTTGCGGCCGGAATTGCGCTGGCCCGCATCCAGTCCCCAATGTCGGAGGCCTTCCATCACACCATCCGCTTCAGTCGCGCCCGAGAGGTAAAACCGGCTATTGCGGTTTGCCAGGGAAACAAGTTCCGGCAAGGCATTGCCAACGATCACACCGCGAACGTCATTTAACTCGAACATCGCTCGATCATTGCCAGTATCGCCCGCAACGACCGATTCGTCGAGACCGATATGCAGTTGTCCACATAACCATGCCAGTGCGGCACCCTTGTCGGCGGCCTTTGGCAATATGTCGAGGTCGCGACCGCTGGAATAAACGATGCGGGCATCGATATCAGCCGCCAGCAGCGCGTTTTCAATATCGGCAAGCGCCTTTTCATCGGCATCATGCAGGAACCAGCTGGATTTGAGGCCATGCTGATATTGCTCTTCCTGCATCGTCACATCGGCTATGCGGCCCATGACATCGGCAATCCGCTTCGGATCGAAGCCGGTGCCGAGTGAGTGCCTGTAAGCGCTTTCCAGTTCGCTGCGCTCCTTGGCATGCAGCATGGTTCCAACACCGCCGATGATATAATCGGGCGGTGGCAGCGGCACCTCTTCCAACAGCGCAAGCTGGTCATCGACCAGCCTGCCGCTGTTAAAGACCAGAACCGGACGATACTCGTCCGGCAATGATTGCCAGAAATCGCGGAACCGGCGCGTGGCATCGTTGTTGCCGACAACGGTTCCGTCGAGATCGGTGGAAAAAAGGCGAAGTGGTCTCAATCGCCGTCATTCCACGGTTCGGCCCAGTCCGCCTCTTCGAGAACCGGCATCATGGTCCTGCCTTCAACAAGCGCCAGCAATTGCTGGGCAATGCCCGTCCAGGTGAACAGGCTGCGCGCCTTGTGCGCGCCCATGCGCGAAAGCCGCCCGTAAAGCCGCTCATGCTTGAAGGGTTTCATCATGGTAATGCCGAGGTCTTCCTTGTCGAAAGGATCGGCAAACAATGCATGGCGGCCATAGCTCACAGCCCGGAATAGCCCGCCATGGATGGTAACGACGGTCGGCGTGCCGCTGGCCATCGCTTCGATCGCCGTCATGCCGAAAGGTTCGTAACGGCTGGAAAGCACGAAAAGATCGGCGGCGCGGTAGATATCCGGCAGGTCCTCATCCGCGACGTATCCGGAAAACGCCACCTTGTCTTCCAGTCCAAGCGCTTTCACGCGGTCCTTCAGCTGGTTGAGAATGGTGGTTTCCTGTTCGTCCATGTTCTCGCCGCCGACGGCCAGATGCAGGCGGGCTTCCGGTTCGCGCTCGGCAAGGACGGAAAAGCCGTCGATCAAAAGGTCGTAACCCTTGTTGGTGGCCAGCCGCCCCAGCGCCAGCACCACCTTGCCCTCGAAACCGAAACGCTGGCGGATCATCTGCCGCGTCGCATCCGAAACCGGGAAGAAGCGGTTGTCGTCATAACCCGGCGGGATCATGTGGATGTGTTTGCGCTTTTGCCCGTAATCTTCAATCAGCACGTCAAGCTGAACCGGCGTCGTGGCAATCACCATGTCGCAGCTGCGATAGATGATCAGCTCGTGCTGGATGCGCTCCTTGAAATTGAATTCCAGTTCGAACGTATCGGCCTTTTCCGGATAGTCGGTCTCCATCTGGCGTTTCTTCCAGATGCCGAGCGAATGCGGTGTGTGCAGATGCGGGATTTTCAGCGCTTCGGACAGTCGCTGCCCGGCCACGCCCGCATCCCAGTAATGGCTGTTGATGAAGGAGTAATTGAGGTCGTTTTTCTTGATGAAACGCAGTGCGTTTTCGCACCATTCCATCAGGTGGCGATGCAGATATTCCTTGGGAATGAAATCGCGCCCGCCACAGGGAATGCGCACCACACGGACGCGCTCGTCAACCTCGTCGAATTCCGGCTGGTCTTCGAAGCGGCGGGTATAAAGATCGACAGTATAACCGAGCTGGCCGAGTTTGCGTGCAAGCTCAAGCACATAAACCACCTGTCCACCGGTGTCGGCAGCGCCCAGTGGCGGGTGCGCGGCGACATAGCCATGCGTCGATATGAGAGCTATCCGCGGATAGCGTTCAGTTTCGCTCGTGGTTGTCATGGGTCCCATCTTGGTAAATTTTTCCAATTAACCCGATAAAAAGACCAAAGAGCACAAAAGGTTCCATAAAAACCTGAATAAAATAGGTGCCGTATTTCGCCGGATAGCGTTTTCAGACGCTGCGCTGCTGCTGCCTCAAACGGGAAATCCGGTCCCATTCACGCGCCTGATGCGCCCTGGATGTCGTCTCTACGATGAAGTCGATATGAGCCTCTGCCGCAGCCCTTGCCGCCGCCGGATAGCCGCTCGCGATGGCGTCATGGATGGCGATATGCTGTCTCAGCACCTCGTCATGGGCGCCCGCGACGGTGAAGATGAGATGGCGATTGTAAAAGATGTCGTCGCTCAAAAGCCGGTAGCAGGACCGCAACGTGTGCATCAGCACGATATTATGCGCCGCCTCGCCAATGGCGTTGTGAAATTCCACATCGCCGGAAAGCTCGTCATCGAAACGGCCGGCCTCATGGGCTTCCCGCATCCTGTCGACGATGGCGGCGAGGTTGCGCCTGTCCGGCTCTGTCGCCCGTTGCGCTGCAAGTTCGGCGGTCATGCCTTCGATATAACGGCGATATTCGAGAAAATCCCGCGTTGCCCGGCTGTGGCGGGTGATCAGCGCACTCAGGGGGTCGGAAAACACCGGGCCGACAATATCCGCGACGAACGTGCCGCCGCCATGTCTGCTGACGAGAAGGCCACGGGTTTCAAGCTCCTTCAGTGCTTCCCGAAGGATCGGCCGCGAGACGTCCAGCTTTTGCGCCAGTTCACGCTCGCCGGGCAGGCGGTCGCCATCCCGCAATATGCCGTCGAGGATCAGTTCCTCGAAGCGTAGGATCACCTCCTGCGATGTGCGGCTGTGCTCGATGCGCGCAAAAAGCGTTTCATCCATCGCAGAAGTCTCCGGCGAAATCCCGCCCCTGATTTTGATATTGGGCAAATTATCAGCCAAGCATTGCACTGGTCAAATATTCTGTCCAGTTCCGAGCGAGTGGCGTCTTGTGTAGCTGCGGCAACTCGGCATCTGCCTTTCCAAACTGGCTTTTGTTAAAGCAGGCTTGGGGCAGGGTGACGATGGCGGATTTTTGTCGTCAGATGGATCAAAACAATTACATCGGCTTCGATTGCGATGTTTTCATTGTGATCGATGTTTTAGAAATCCGGGATAGGAAGCGGGGACGAAATCGCAATGGCCAAGGGTAGATTTGCTTTCGCAAGCGCGCCGGAAAGATCGCTGGCGCTCGGGGAGGTTCATGCGCGGCCGACGGTGCTTCTCGCACCCTCGCGCATCATCGTCCAGCTCGCCTTCATGATGGATGGCGGTTCGGCCGTGCATCACTCGGTCATCGCGGAAATGTCGCGCAGCCGCGGTGTTGCGCCGCCGGAACGCGATGCCCGCCACCATGCCATGCCCTGGGGGCAGGGGACCTTGCGCTGGGAGCGGCATACCGAATTTTCGACCTGGTTCTGGGATGGCCCCGCGCCGGAAAAATTCGGCGGCGAGATTGCCGGCGATCCCTTCGGCGACGGCTTTTCGCCGCCCGGCTCGCTGATCTCGGGCGTGCGGCTTGAAATCCGTCCGGAAAACGGCGTGGCGTCTCAGGCAGAGACGATCTTCGAGCCGACCAGCCTCTGTCACAGCGACGTGCGCGACGGTCAGGCGGCGATCCTCACCGATTTCCGGCAGGATCGCGACGGGCTGACGCAGATATTGGTGATCGACCGGGGCCTCACCGATTACAGCCGTGGCGCGCTGGTGCAGCGGCTTCTCGATATCGAGACCTATCGCACCCTTGCCATGCTCGGCTTGCCGATGGCGCAGACGCTTTCGCCCGAAATCCGCCGCATCGAGGATGGCCTGACCGGTATCACCCAGCGCATGAAAAACGGCGCGCGCGACGAGGCGGACGCGCTGCTGGCGGAAATGACCCGGCTTGCGGCGGAACTGGAAGCCAATGCCGCGCTCAGCCTCTATCGTTTCGGCGCCAGCCGCGCCTATGACGGCATCGTGCGCGAACGCATCCGGGCGCTTGCGGAAACCCCGGTGCAGGGCCACGAGACCATGGGCAGCTTTCTGGAACGGCGCATGGCGCCGGCCATGCGCACGTGCCAGTCGGTGGAGGAGCGGCAGGCCAATCTGTCGCGCAAGCTCTATCGCGCTACGGCGCTCGTCCGAAGCTGGATCGATGTGGAACTGGAACGGCAGAATACGGTGTTGCTGAACACCATGAACAAGCGCGCCGCTATGCAGCTTCGCCTGCAGCAGACGGTCGAAGGCCTCTCGGTCGCCGCCATTTCCTATTATGTCGTCGGCCTCATCGGTTATCTCACCAAGGCGATCAGCCATGATGTGCTGCCGCTCGACCCCGCCGTGGTCACCGGCATCTCCGTTCCCTTCGCGGTCCTCGGCGTCTGGTGGGTGGTGCGCCGCATCCGCCGCTCCCATGCCGAGGGCGGGCACTGAGGGCCAAGTTTCCCTCATTCCTGTTCCCGGGAACGAGCCCGAGAATGTCACAGGAATCCAGCCGACGCGCGTCCGCGCGGCGGGAAGGACTCCTTTCAGCCCGAGGACTTGGGCTGGCTGGATCCCTGTGACAGGCACAGGGATGAGGGAGGATAGGTGGTGCCGACGCGACGCCTGCCTCAACCCTGCTCCCAATAGGGTGAAGGCCCATAGAGCCCGGCCAGATAGTCGATGAACAGTCGAACCTTCGCAGGCAGGAACTGCCGGCTCGGATAAACCGCCGAGAGAGTGACGTTTCGCGACCCTTCATAGCCAGGGAGAACCTGTACCAGTTTGCCGGCGCGCAATTCATGGCCGATATCCCAGGTGGAACGCAGTGCAATGCCAAGTCCTGAAATCACCGCCTCGCGGATCACCTCGCTGGAATTGGTGACCAGCATGCCTTCCGGGCGAATACTGAGCGCGCCGCCCGGTCCTTCCAGTCGCCATACATCATTATTATGTGCCGGCAGGCAGCGGTGCTTCTTCAGATCCTCGATTGTTGCAGGCATGCCGTGCGCGGCCACATAATTCGCCGAGGCGCAGAGCACCCGGCGCACCGGCGCCAGCCTGCGGGCCACGAGGCTGGAGGAATTCAGATCGGCGATACGGATGGCCAGATCGTAACCACCCTCGATGATGTCGATGAATTCGTCGCTCAGCACTAGATTGACCGAAAGATCAGGATGCCGCTCCATGAAACCCTTCAGATGCGGCGCGATATGCATGCGCCCGAAGGAGGTCGGCGCGGAAACCTTCAGCGTGCCGTTGACCGTATTGGCGCGGCCGGACACGAAATCCTCGGCCTCCTCCAGCCCTTCCAGCACGGCCAGTACACGCTCATAAAAACCCTGCCCCGCTTCGGTCAGCGAGATTTGCCGCGTGGTGCGCTGAAAAAGCCGCGCCCCGAGCTTTTCTTCCAGCCGCTTGATGCGCTTGGAAATGACGGCGGGCGAATAACCAAGCTCCCTTGCGGCCAGCGACATGCTGCCGGAAGCGGCAACGCTTGCGAAGACTTCCAGATCGCCGAGATTCGTCATAGTTGCCCTCGATTGTTTCCAGAATGGAAAAAATCCATAACATTTGATTGCGCCGTTTCAAAGTGGTAAAGAAAGAATACCAGTTGGGAAAATGGCAGGGAGGAGGCGCGGTGACGCAGCCGATCAAGTTTCTGGAGCCGCGCGCGAAAGTCGTCGCCGGCCGCGACCGCATCATAGCGGACCTCAAGGATATTCTGCCGGCGGACTGTCTTGTGCACGAACCGCGCGAACTTGTGCCTTTTGAAACCGACGCCTTCGTCTCCTATCGCCGCCTGCCGCTGGCCGTGGCGTTGCCGAAAACGACGGAGGAGGTGGCGGCGGTGATGAAGTATTGTCACCGCTACGGCATTCCGGTCGTTCCGCGTGGGGCCGGCACCTCGCTCTCCGGCGGCGCGATCCCGCAGGAAGATGCGGTGGTGATCGGCCTTTCGAAGATGGCCTCGATCCTCGAACTGGATTTTTATAACCGTACGGCGCGGGT
The Agrobacterium cucumeris DNA segment above includes these coding regions:
- a CDS encoding 16S rRNA (uracil(1498)-N(3))-methyltransferase; translated protein: MRANFRMQRLFIEAPLATDMALEATGEQFNYLANVLRMTDGAEILLFNGRDGEWKAKLSFPSRKKIVLVPLEQTRPQPDASDLHYLFAPLKVGRMDYLVQKAVEMGAGLLQPVMTQHVQGKIHNTEKLRANAVEAAEQCGILSLPDVAEPVKLKDMLENWPQDRRIIYCDEGDAGQNPLPVLQSIKERKIALLVGPEGGFSEEERELLRNLAFVTPIPLGPRILRADTAAVAALAVIQATIGDWN
- a CDS encoding FadR/GntR family transcriptional regulator, translated to MDETLFARIEHSRTSQEVILRFEELILDGILRDGDRLPGERELAQKLDVSRPILREALKELETRGLLVSRHGGGTFVADIVGPVFSDPLSALITRHSRATRDFLEYRRYIEGMTAELAAQRATEPDRRNLAAIVDRMREAHEAGRFDDELSGDVEFHNAIGEAAHNIVLMHTLRSCYRLLSDDIFYNRHLIFTVAGAHDEVLRQHIAIHDAIASGYPAAARAAAEAHIDFIVETTSRAHQAREWDRISRLRQQQRSV
- a CDS encoding LysR family transcriptional regulator; the encoded protein is MTNLGDLEVFASVAASGSMSLAARELGYSPAVISKRIKRLEEKLGARLFQRTTRQISLTEAGQGFYERVLAVLEGLEEAEDFVSGRANTVNGTLKVSAPTSFGRMHIAPHLKGFMERHPDLSVNLVLSDEFIDIIEGGYDLAIRIADLNSSSLVARRLAPVRRVLCASANYVAAHGMPATIEDLKKHRCLPAHNNDVWRLEGPGGALSIRPEGMLVTNSSEVIREAVISGLGIALRSTWDIGHELRAGKLVQVLPGYEGSRNVTLSAVYPSRQFLPAKVRLFIDYLAGLYGPSPYWEQG
- a CDS encoding HAD-IIB family hydrolase — its product is MRPLRLFSTDLDGTVVGNNDATRRFRDFWQSLPDEYRPVLVFNSGRLVDDQLALLEEVPLPPPDYIIGGVGTMLHAKERSELESAYRHSLGTGFDPKRIADVMGRIADVTMQEEQYQHGLKSSWFLHDADEKALADIENALLAADIDARIVYSSGRDLDILPKAADKGAALAWLCGQLHIGLDESVVAGDTGNDRAMFELNDVRGVIVGNALPELVSLANRNSRFYLSGATEADGVMEGLRHWGLDAGQRNSGRNR
- a CDS encoding inorganic phosphate transporter, with protein sequence MAIKPPSNMKPTLDKDLDKITRVEEATLHVTQQLAGLGAGFMFVVLAAIFAGAFVTGTDGSVIIIAAVAIGAYMAINIGANDVTNNVGPAVGAKALPLAAALIIAAICEIAGALITGGNVVETISSGIINVQTIPDRTAFSWAMLSALLAAGLLVNLSTWTKAPISTTHTVVGGVAGAGMAAYGIGAVDWLSLGSIAFAWVLAPFISAAIAILILAFIKECIIYREDKIEAARLWVPVLIGLMAGVFAAYLIWVGLRQLMHVSLGHASLIGLVTGLVAWRLCVPIIRKQSQGLENRNQSLRTLFQWPLVLAAGLMSFAHGANDVSNAIGPVVAIVRALHNEAVETSARAPLWVMLVGAFGLSFGILLYGPRLIRLVGEQITKLNPMRAFCVSVATALTVLVASRFGLPVSTTHTAIGAVFGVGFFREWYTQSSRRRQELVNAGTGDIRRTARFADNPSEVRRRYLVRRSHFMTIIAAWLVTVPASATLAALLYWLMSSIFL
- a CDS encoding NUDIX hydrolase; this encodes MLRRPPRQQYAALCYRLSKKHPEPEVLLLTSRDTGRWVIPKGWPMGGKKAHAVAEQEAYEEAGVKGTVEKAPFGFYEYEKKLNSGVNVPCRVQVHLLEVSEMQESFPERDSRKLEWVTPQEANRRVNEPELKALMLAFDKRMAHSK
- a CDS encoding glycosyltransferase family 4 protein, whose translation is MGPMTTTSETERYPRIALISTHGYVAAHPPLGAADTGGQVVYVLELARKLGQLGYTVDLYTRRFEDQPEFDEVDERVRVVRIPCGGRDFIPKEYLHRHLMEWCENALRFIKKNDLNYSFINSHYWDAGVAGQRLSEALKIPHLHTPHSLGIWKKRQMETDYPEKADTFELEFNFKERIQHELIIYRSCDMVIATTPVQLDVLIEDYGQKRKHIHMIPPGYDDNRFFPVSDATRQMIRQRFGFEGKVVLALGRLATNKGYDLLIDGFSVLAEREPEARLHLAVGGENMDEQETTILNQLKDRVKALGLEDKVAFSGYVADEDLPDIYRAADLFVLSSRYEPFGMTAIEAMASGTPTVVTIHGGLFRAVSYGRHALFADPFDKEDLGITMMKPFKHERLYGRLSRMGAHKARSLFTWTGIAQQLLALVEGRTMMPVLEEADWAEPWNDGD
- a CDS encoding DUF3422 family protein, with the protein product MAKGRFAFASAPERSLALGEVHARPTVLLAPSRIIVQLAFMMDGGSAVHHSVIAEMSRSRGVAPPERDARHHAMPWGQGTLRWERHTEFSTWFWDGPAPEKFGGEIAGDPFGDGFSPPGSLISGVRLEIRPENGVASQAETIFEPTSLCHSDVRDGQAAILTDFRQDRDGLTQILVIDRGLTDYSRGALVQRLLDIETYRTLAMLGLPMAQTLSPEIRRIEDGLTGITQRMKNGARDEADALLAEMTRLAAELEANAALSLYRFGASRAYDGIVRERIRALAETPVQGHETMGSFLERRMAPAMRTCQSVEERQANLSRKLYRATALVRSWIDVELERQNTVLLNTMNKRAAMQLRLQQTVEGLSVAAISYYVVGLIGYLTKAISHDVLPLDPAVVTGISVPFAVLGVWWVVRRIRRSHAEGGH